One window of the Eucalyptus grandis isolate ANBG69807.140 chromosome 8, ASM1654582v1, whole genome shotgun sequence genome contains the following:
- the LOC104428809 gene encoding phenylcoumaran benzylic ether reductase POP1, with protein MKRPSKMAEMSRVLVIGGAGYIGKFIVKACAKSGHPTFVLETESTLSNPANAEIIKGFKSLGVNLVHGDIYDQKSLLSAIKQVDVVISTVGQAQLEDQDRIVAAIKAAGNIKRFLPSEFGDDVDRNDAVEPAKIGYAIKAKIRRLVEAEGIPYTFVASNSFGGFHLRTLAQPGATAPPRDKVVIFGDGNKKTVFNKEDDIGTYTIKAVDDPRTLNKILFIKPPANIYSMNELVSLWERKIGKTLERVYVPEEQVLKKIQEAVVPHSVILSLYHSIFVKGDQTNFEIEPSFGVEASKLYPDVKYMTVDQCLDQYV; from the exons ATGAAAAGACCCTCCAAGATGGCAGAGATGAGCAGAGTCTTGGTGATTGGAGGCGCCGGATACATCGGAAAGTTCATTGTGAAAGCGTGTGCTAAGTCCGGTCACCCTACCTTTGTTCTCGAGACGGAGTCCACTCTCTCCAACCCCGCCAACGCCGAAATCATCAAAGGTTTCAAGAGCTTAGGCGTGAACCTAGTCCAT GGAGACATATACGATCAAAAAAGTCTGTTGAGTGCGATTAAGCAAGTTGATGTGGTAATATCTACTGTGGGGCAAGCACAGCTAGAAGACCAAGACAGGATTGTTGCAGCCATCAAAGCAGCCGGGAATATCAAG aGATTCTTGCCTTCAGAGTTTGGAGATGATGTGGATCGTAACGATGCTGTGGAGCCAGCAAAAATTGGATATGCTATCAAGGCCAAGATTCGCCGCCTTGTTGAGGCTGAGGGAATCCCTTATACATTTGTGGCTTCTAACTCTTTTGGAGGTTTCCACCTTCGGACATTGGCACAGCCCGGGGCTACAGCTCCCCCTAGAGATAAAGTTGTCATCTTCGGggatggaaataaaaaaa CGGTGTTTAACAAGGAGGATGACATCGGCACCTATACCATCAAAGCTGTGGATGATCCAAGGACCttaaacaaaattttgtttatcAAACCTCCTGCCAACATCTACTCGATGAATGAGCTCGTGTCTTTGTGGGAGAGAAAGATCGGCAAGACCCTAGAGAGGGTGTATGTTCCAGAGGAGCAGGTTCTGAAGAAGATTCAAG AGGCTGTGGTTCCGCACAGCGTGATATTGTCATTATACCATTCTATCTTCGTGAAAGGAGACCAAACGAACTTCGAGATTGAGCCATCGTTCGGAGTGGAAGCTTCAAAGCTCTACCCCGATGTCAAATACATGACTGTGGATCAATGCCTCGATCAATATGTTTGA